ACTACATGAAATATCGACATAATGCTTAAATAGCACAATTATGCTACTTACTATATGAGCATCTTAGGAGAGCAAATCATTGCTCTACATAAAAAAAATGGATAAGGACCTATCTGAATTAAAAAAGATAGAGCTTAGTAATACTAAGCAATCAGACCTTAAACAAAAGAACCCAGTAGTTGTGGCTACTCCTACTATCCAACCTCCTCCTGAAATCAAAGATTTTAAAATAGCTAGTGACTTAGATAATATCAAAAAGTTTCGTGGattaaaaataaatcctatccgCGATGAAAATTTTACAGGAGACAATGGTGGGCATGATACTCCTATTGAGGTAAATAAGATTTATAATAAATTCTCTAGGAAACcaacccaaaaaatattttattatccAAGATCGACTCCTCAAGATGTTTTATTTGAAGAATAAAGTTTATGTGTTCCTAATAGTTTCAGAGGAGATGAAATCTACGAGTGGAATGTAAATGACTTATCTGATAGGCAGATATCCATAATGGTACATAGAATGTTGATGTACAGTATCATTTGTAAAGCCAATGCCAAGGCTAATAATAAGGGTATAGCCAAAATGATTATGGCAGGGTTTATTAGTCAGCTCaaaggctggtgggataattatcTTACCAAAGACCACAAAACCAAAATTATCCAATCAGTAGTAAAGACAAAAGATGGCCAAGAGGTCATGAACGCTGTCTATACTTTGATTATTAATATCATTGAGCACTTCTCTGGAAGATGGTCCGACAATAGTGAAAGTAGTCGGACTATGCTCCAAAATCTTAGATGTAAGACTTTGACATCATGGAAATGGTATAAAGATGTTTTTCTTTCTAGAGTCATGGAATTACCTGAGAGTAATAGCCCTCATTGGAAGTCTGAGTTTGTAGATGGTCTTCCCAtgttatttgctgaaagagttaagAAAACCCTTAAAGGTCCTAATGTAAGTATTAGCTATGCGGCTTATACCTATGGTAACCTTATAAAGGTTATTACTCAAGGGAGTTTAGCTTTATGTAATGTGATTAAGTTAAACCAGCAGGTAAAGAAGTACCATTTTACTGAGAGACAGTAGTTAGGAGAATTCTGTGAACAATTTGCATAGATATCCCCAAAACCTATAGAGAATATCATAAGAAGAAGAAATACTCTGAGGaaataaagtctaaaaatattgagaaaaaaagtAAGAGAAAAGAGGATTACAAATCCAAGAAGGCTTATAGAAAAGCCAAAAAGACCAACGCTTGTTACTGATGTAGGAGAGTAGATCACTTTGCAAAAGATTGCAAAGTAAACAGCAAGATCAAGAGACTTACTATAGATTATGAGATTAAAGAATCTCTGTGTAAAACTTTGCCGAATTCCTCTCCAGAAAATTCCAGTCCGGACCATAGTGACAATAAGGAACAAAATGATTCAATTGATGAGGACCTGGGAGTTCTCCACCAAGAAGATTATATGCCTTCTGAGGATGAATGTATACCATGCCAAGAAGGGCAAACCTGTGAgaacaaagaagaaaatgatCTTCTGTATAACATCATAGCTCAATTTCAAGATATTGAAATTAATGTCCTGGAGGATGACAAATTAGCAGCTCTACTAGAAATGTTAAAAGAGCTAAGTAAGGAGAATGATAAACCTTCCACCATTTCTTCCCCTATTCAGGAGGAACTGCATATTATTCCCTTCCAAAAAGGTTCTTATACCATGACTGAAGTTAATAGACTTCTAAGAGAAAGGTAAAAGGTTGAAGCGATTCTAGCAACAACCTAAGACCTTAAGAACGAGATAGATAATCTCAAAAAGGAAATATCCTTTCTTAAGAGTCATAATTTGGCATTAGACCAAAGGGTTTCTGCTTTAGAAAACCCAAAATTATTACCTGCTAAAAGTAGCCAAACTCTCCCTGAAGGAGATTTTCTTAAAACCTTAGAAGAAGTCGCTCATCAATATTTCTATGCAAAGGTAACACTTTTAATTGATTACAATTATAAGAAGGAATTTACAGCTCTCATTGATAGTGGGGCAGGCTGTAACTGTATTCAAGAAGGTATGATACCTTCAAGATATTTTGTAAAAACCACTAATACCGTGAAAAATGCAAGTGGTCACAAAATGGGGGTAGAATATAAAATCCCGAAAGCTTACATTTGTAAAAATAAGGTTTGTATGCCTGAAAATTTTGTTTTGGTCAAAGATATTACTGATGAAATTATCTTAGGGAAACCATGGTTTCTACATTTATATCATTTGGTCCGATGGGATAAAAAGGGTATCGTTGGTACTTTTgaatataaacatatttaatttGAATGGTCTGATCCACCATATACAAGATACTTAAACCTgattaaagaaaagattatttcaaaaaataagaaaatgagatttttaaagaatgaaatttgCAGTTTGACTAATAATGAAACCCTTCAAAATCCAAAGTTACTTGGAAAAATTGAGTTTCTAAAAAAACAGTTGTCAATTCAAATTTGTGGAGATCATCTAAATATTTTTGGCAAAGGAAACAAGATGTTGTTAGTCTTCCATATGAAAATGATTTCCAAGAAGGTAATATACCTACTAAGGCCAGACCTTATCAAATGAATTCCGACTATTTAGAATtacgtaaaaaaaaattgaatctgtTTTGCATAAAGGCCTTATTAGACCTTCTAAATCCCTATGGTCATGTACTGCATTTTATGTGAATAAACATGCAGAACAAGAACGAGAAGTTCCGAAGCTAGTTATTAACTACAAACCTTTGAATAAAGTCCTCAAATGGATTAGATATCCAATTCCTAATAAAAAGGATTTGTTAGATCGTTTGCATGATgctctaatattttcaaaatttcatttgAAATCAGGCTATTGGCAAACCCAACTTTTGGAAAAAGATAAATACAAAATTACT
This sequence is a window from Capsicum annuum cultivar UCD-10X-F1 unplaced genomic scaffold, UCD10Xv1.1 ctg18382, whole genome shotgun sequence. Protein-coding genes within it:
- the LOC124890468 gene encoding uncharacterized protein LOC124890468 — encoded protein: MVHRMLMYSIICKANAKANNKGIAKMIMAGFISQLKGWWDNYLTKDHKTKIIQSVVKTKDGQEVMNAVYTLIINIIEHFSGRWSDNSESSRTMLQNLRCKTLTSWKWYKDVFLSRVMELPESNSPHWKSEFVDGLPMLFAERVKKTLKGPNVSISYAAYTYGNLIKVITQGSLALCNVIKLNQQVKKYHFTERQRVDHFAKDCKVNSKIKRLTIDYEIKESLCKTLPNSSPENSSPDHSDNKEQNDSIDEDLGVLHQEDYMPSEDECIPCQEGQTCENKEENDLLYNIIAQFQDIEINVLEDDKLAALLEMLKELSKENDKPSTISSPIQEELHIIPFQKGSYTMTEVNRLLRE